The nucleotide window TCGCCACACGAGCAGCGTCGGCTCGCCGGGCAGCTACAACCTGGCCGTTCCTGATTTCATGACGGGGCGCTTTCAAAGAGCGCCCAACGCAATCCAGGTCCCGGACGTTGATTGCGAAGCAGCGGGTGGCATTCTCAGCGCAACGGGCGACACCTGCAAGTTTCTATTCGCCGACCAGGTTACTGTCATTCCTGACGAACAGCGGGCGCAGGTCTTCGTCGAAGGCAGCTACGAGCTTGGTGACCAGGTAGAGTTCTTTACGGAGGTCAGCCATTCGGTCAATAAAATCACCGACCGACTCGGTGCCGCACAGTTCAACAACGGAAGCATCGTGGGCGGCCAGGGGATCCACATTCCCGGAGACCATCCCTTCAATTTTTGGATCGCGGACCCCGTCACGCCCGGCGGCCTGCTGTATGTGCCTCCGACCGATCCCGGTTGGGCTAACGGGACGTTGCAGGCGGCCGACCTGGCGGCCACCATGCGCCCGCTGGGAAACGAAGCGAACGGTCCTGGCGCGGCCAAGCGGCTGCGCGAATTCCGCAACACACGATTCCTAACCGGTTTGAAGCTGGATCTCGGTCACACCTGGTCCGCGGATATCTCGGGAATGGTTGCCGACAACGAGTTCACAGGGCACGAACCCCGCAACTACCTGGCCGACGTGTTCAATCAGCTGGTCCTCGAAGGGCGCTGGAATCCTTTCGGCACCCGACTGGCGAATCCGGATCTGGTGTCGCCCAAGCCCGGCAGCCAAGGCGTAACGGCAGCGAACGCTCCGGAGATCCAGGCTCAGTTCGACGGCGTGGGTGTCCAATCTCGACGGATGCAGATGAAGGTGCTCGAGGCGCACGCGCGTGGAGACGTTGTGCAGACGCCGCTGGGGGTGGTTCCGCTGGCGGTCGGTGTCCAATACCGCAGCCTTGACTACCAGCGTACGCCCGACTCGCTCGAGGCCGCAGCGGAGGCCAACGGTCGCGACAAGGAGCTGCAGATCAAGGGAGCACAGGACGTCTACGCGCTGTTCGCCGAATCCGTGATCCCGTTGGGACAAATCGGTGAGATGCAGCTGGCGGGCCGATACGAAGACTACGGTGGGGGGATGAACACCGTCGACCCCAAGGTCGCGACCGAGATCAGACCTCTCGAATGGCTACGCCTGCGAGGATCCTGGGGAACCTCGTTTCAGGCGCCCACCATGACGCAGGTGGCTGGCGAGCAGACCTCCCGCAGCCTTTCCGACCCTGAAGTGCGCGAGATGGGTCAATCGGTTTGCCGGATGAACTCCGGCGAGAACTTCAACACGGTGGAAAAGCGAGTGGGGTCGCCCGATCTCGAGCCTCAAAGCGCAAACAATTTCAACCTCGGGCTCGTGGTGGCTCCCGTGCGATCGCTTCGCTTTGCCGTCGACTTCTGGAACTATCGCTACCATGGTCTGATCGGCCTGGATGCCAACGGTCAGACGCTGGTCGACAACACCTGCCTCAATCAGGATGGGACGTTTCGAGAGGGCCTTGCACCGAATCCCGATCCTCGGGTGGTGAGGAACGCCGCCGGCCAGCTGCTATCGACGACTTCCAATTTCATCAACGTGGGCCAGGTACGAGCGAGCGGCCTCGATCTGAACGCGAGCTACGGCTTGCAGACTCCCGGAACGGGCTCGTTCGATCTGCGGCTGGCTGCCACCCTGCTCACCCAGTTCGAGGCCGATGTCGACGGAGATGGGAATTTCGAGAACCGACGCGGGTACCGAAACTCCGACCTCGACGCATTCGCTCCGCAGCCCCAGCTCCGGGCTGTGCTGAGCGGCTCGTGGGCGCTTGGAGGCCACGCCGCGCATCTGGCCGTCCGCTACATCGGTGGTTTCAAACAGGACGAAAAACCGCTTCGCGCCGTGGATAGCATGGAGATCACGTCCAGGGTCGCACCCTGGACGACGCTGGATGCGCAATACGCCTTGCGTCTGTCGGGTGTGGTGGAGGGCGGTGAATCGGTTCTCGTAGTAGGGGCCAACAACGTGCTCGATCAAGACCCCCCTGGCTTGCCCGCCGACGGAGTCATCCGTCCGGGGTACGAGGGAACCGTGCACGACATTCGTGGACGGCTGGTCTATGTCAAGCTCAAGCACACCTTCCTGTAGTGGCAACTAAGGGCCCACGGAAGAATAACTCATCCATCTCACCGGTTCCGACCACCGCTGGCTATGTTGCGCCTTGCCAACGGCGCCCGGCCCTCGGCGATACAGACGAGTTATTCTTCCGTGGGCCCTAAGGCAGCCGTGAAGCTCCAGGCCCCCCAAAGAGCAAGCCCGCGGTCCGGCTCAACCTGCGCGTTGACTGCGGCGGCAGAGTGTGCTCTTTGACGCGCGATGCCCGCCGCTCTGCCACGGCTCGCGGCGCGCCACGTCAGGTTGCCGGGGTGGCTTGCCGTGGGGTTGGCGCTCTGTTGGGCCGGCCGGACCGCCGCTCAGGCCGATGCTCAGGTGACCCGACTCATCGTATCGTCCGGTGTTGCCGGGCGCCTCGCGCACCCTGTCTGCGCTGGTGGGGAAACGCTCAGGCCGAGCGACTTCGCCCGGAGCGCTGCGGCCTTGACCTGGCAACCGGCGTTGCGAGAGCGACCGCTGGCCTTTGATACCGGTGGCTTGCTGGCAGCTCGCGGGCCCACCAACTACGCTCTGCGCGAGCAGCCCAAGCAGCTGGCGAATCTCGTTGCGGAGCTGGGCTACGCGGCTCTGGTATTGGGTGTGGACGACCTCGGCGCTCGCCGCACGGACCTGGCTGCCGTCGTGCAAGCCCTTCGCGATCTCGCGATTCCGGTCATCGCCAGCAACCTCCGCTGTGGTGCCCGGGCAAAGGAGTTTTGTGCGGCGCTCGTGAGTGTTGACGACCCTGTGTGGCTGCACGACGACGGCAAGGCCAAGGTCGCGCTGATCGGCGTCATGCCGAGGCAGGCGTTCCTTGGGCTGTCGCCTGCGCGGGCGCGAAACTTCTCGCTCGCAGATCCCCTCGACACGATGCTCGCCAAGACGCGAGAGGCGCGCGAAAGGGGCGCCGAGCTGGTGATCGTCAGCTTGGATGCCTGGCGGGACCCGGACGCGGCTGCAAGCGCGTTGTCGCTAGTGCGCGGCATGCCGGAAGAGGAGCGCCCGGACGTGATGGTGGTGTCGACCCTTGGGGCCGAGCTGCTGTCCGCCCGTCCCGCCAGCGTTCGCCCGGTGATCGCGGCTGGGCCTCCGGGGGGATTGTTGGAAGTGCACCTCAGCCCCGCCAGGATGGGCGCGGGCTACGCGCTGGACGCCCGGCCGCTGCATGCGGGCTCCAGCGCGCCGCCGCCGCTTTCGGATTGGATGGCCGAGATCGGTCCTGAGTACTGCCGCCGCTGGGCAATGCCGCTGCCGAGTCGACGCCGTGTCGCGCGACCAAGGTCGAGGCAGCAGCTGCTCAATCTGGCCGCGAACGTGATGCTCACGACCTCGGGCGCCGAAATCGCGGTGGTGGATGGTGCTCTCGTGGACCAGCCGTGGTCGCCGCTGCAGCCGCGTGGCGTCTCGCGCAGCGACATCGAAATGGCAATCGCCCGCGATGAGCCGCTCGTCGTGGCCGAGGTTGATAGGCGCTGGCTCAAGAAGGTCTACAGGGAGCTTCGGCGGCGGCGCAAGGCAGCCGGCCCGGACTCGAGCTCCTTGCTGCGACTGCACGGTGTTCACCGAGAGGGTCGCAAGCTGCATGTTGGCTGGCGTCGAGCCAGCAGCCGCGCACGCTACCGCATCGTGGCCACCAGACACGCGGCCCAAACTCGCCTGCGCAAGGGACCACGGTGGCGACCCGTTGCCGAGCCCCGGTTGCGATCGGCGATACTGCGCTACCTGTCGCGCACGGACGATCCTCGGGCGCAGGTGCTGGCGAATCCGGACCACTACGTGGAATGGCGAGCTCGGGTGGACAGCGAGGTGCAGTCAGCGGGTACTGCGATACGCAATCCCCGTTCCTACGATTCGGCCCAGCTCGACCGCAAGCAGAGCGCCACGCTGGGGGGACGGGCTTCGATGCTTCTGGAGGGCAATCATGCGGATTGGGTGCTGCGCTTCAGAACAACGGCGCGCTACCAGAGCACCCGCGTCTTCGGGGACGAGGCCAGGATCAGCGAGGGAGACGACTTGATCACCAGCGAGCTGAGCGCGCGCTGGAGCCGGCTGCGGGCGCGCTACGCTTCCCGCAAGGTTCCGGACTTGTACGCGGCTTCCTATCTCGAGAGCGAGTTCACGCTTCCCGAGGACAGGAGCTACAGGCACATGCTGTTTCGTCCCACGGTAGGCTTGAGCTTCATGGCTCTGTACGAGCTCGAGCTGCGCGTGCAGAGCGGCTTCGAAATGCAGCTCAAGGACCCCGAAGGGCGGGCTCGTCCGGGTGCGGGCGTGGAGCTGCTGCTCGACGACTGGGAAATCATCGATCGCGACGACGATCTGGTGGAGCTCGACGCTCAGCTCAACTACTTCGTGACCGGGCTCGGAGGCAGCGCCCTGCAGACCCTGCGCGCTTCGTTCAAGACCAGGATCGAGCTCGAGCGCCGATTCGATCTGCGGTTTCAGGTGAACCTGTATGGGGAACACCGCCAGGGCGAGCCCCTTGCTGTGGCTGTGAACGTGAGCGTGGGGTTGGGGCTGACATGGTACACGCGTTCAACGGGTGGCTAAGGCCCCCCCAAACCCTTGTGTACGACTATTGCGCGTGCCGTGAAAGGCTCTTGCACAACTCCCGCGTCGGCGTCAAGCTCCGAGCTCCAACCGGGCTGACACCAGCAGGGTTGGAATCGCACTTGCGGGCTATCGGGGAGAGGAGAGATTCGGATGGACGGGCAAGGGCAGGGGGCAGGATCGCGACCGGTAGCGCAGGACGCCGTGGGTTTGCCCGAAGGCCACATCGGCTCGACCGATCCCGCCGATCGGAACCTGAAGCACTCGTGGGCATGCCGGTCGCTTGCTCCCCTTTCGACCTGGCGCTTCGCCGATCGATCGTCGAGCAGCAAGCCTCGCGTTGGGGACGTCGTAGTGGCAGAGATCGTCAAGACGGGCAAGCACCAGCGGGTCATGACCGCGAGCAACAAGCGGCTGCGCATGTACCCCGGAGACAAGATCCTCGGAGCGCTGGGCAACCGCTACGCCACCATGGCCTTCGAGGCTCGGGTCTCTTCCCTGCATAAGCTGCACATGCTCACGGGTGCCGGCATGTTGGGCACGGTGCGGTCGCGACACAGCGAGCAGCGGGCGCCGACCGAGCTCAGGTATCTGGGTCATCTGCTCGACGAATCCGGCAAGCCGGTCAACCTCAAAGATCGCCTGTTTCCAACGGAGACTACGGAACTTGCTCCTTGCCGTACCTTGCTGGTCGTCGGCACGGCC belongs to Pseudomonadota bacterium and includes:
- a CDS encoding TonB-dependent receptor, translated to MPPGDVAPAPETKADVANYKLDSKGMYDLCLQGNHCPSGGPRAGSIDGQHRKGSQQVHKTFSGYVWAGAAFVLPALLSFASAFAQDNAPDTNRQPDGEDVATHETGRTGETRPAQAQQSAPASSPRSRDKKIEEIVVTGSLFNRPSAYKGRSPIQSLDRADLSGAGVTQTSDVLKTLTVNTGSTLAVEQSAAQGTSQFSLRGLGLGSSLTLINGRRAGLAPVSNGAGHFFFDINSLPVNMIERIDVLTDGASATYGSEAVAGVANIITRSQFEGFEISGGASNASNRSYDLGLAFGADHDKGHIGVFGAYYRQTANFRTDFDWIVDRVTKPGGDYLSGRHTSSVGSPGSYNLAVPDFMTGRFQRAPNAIQVPDVDCEAAGGILSATGDTCKFLFADQVTVIPDEQRAQVFVEGSYELGDQVEFFTEVSHSVNKITDRLGAAQFNNGSIVGGQGIHIPGDHPFNFWIADPVTPGGLLYVPPTDPGWANGTLQAADLAATMRPLGNEANGPGAAKRLREFRNTRFLTGLKLDLGHTWSADISGMVADNEFTGHEPRNYLADVFNQLVLEGRWNPFGTRLANPDLVSPKPGSQGVTAANAPEIQAQFDGVGVQSRRMQMKVLEAHARGDVVQTPLGVVPLAVGVQYRSLDYQRTPDSLEAAAEANGRDKELQIKGAQDVYALFAESVIPLGQIGEMQLAGRYEDYGGGMNTVDPKVATEIRPLEWLRLRGSWGTSFQAPTMTQVAGEQTSRSLSDPEVREMGQSVCRMNSGENFNTVEKRVGSPDLEPQSANNFNLGLVVAPVRSLRFAVDFWNYRYHGLIGLDANGQTLVDNTCLNQDGTFREGLAPNPDPRVVRNAAGQLLSTTSNFINVGQVRASGLDLNASYGLQTPGTGSFDLRLAATLLTQFEADVDGDGNFENRRGYRNSDLDAFAPQPQLRAVLSGSWALGGHAAHLAVRYIGGFKQDEKPLRAVDSMEITSRVAPWTTLDAQYALRLSGVVEGGESVLVVGANNVLDQDPPGLPADGVIRPGYEGTVHDIRGRLVYVKLKHTFL